Proteins encoded by one window of Arabidopsis thaliana chromosome 2, partial sequence:
- a CDS encoding Galactose oxidase/kelch repeat superfamily protein (Galactose oxidase/kelch repeat superfamily protein; FUNCTIONS IN: molecular_function unknown; INVOLVED IN: biological_process unknown; LOCATED IN: chloroplast; EXPRESSED IN: sperm cell; CONTAINS InterPro DOMAIN/s: F-box domain, cyclin-like (InterPro:IPR001810), Galactose oxidase/kelch, beta-propeller (InterPro:IPR011043), Kelch repeat type 1 (InterPro:IPR006652), Kelch related (InterPro:IPR013089), Kelch-type beta propeller (InterPro:IPR015915); BEST Arabidopsis thaliana protein match is: Galactose oxidase/kelch repeat superfamily protein (TAIR:AT2G41360.1); Has 30201 Blast hits to 17322 proteins in 780 species: Archae - 12; Bacteria - 1396; Metazoa - 17338; Fungi - 3422; Plants - 5037; Viruses - 0; Other Eukaryotes - 2996 (source: NCBI BLink).) has translation MSPSSKKFKKQSSSKSVKPPLEDNDPSLPSFTSLPDEIVLDCLQRVPRSYYLNLCRVSKTLRSLVRSPELSRLRTLLPKNSVYVSFSQNIINVPPDTIYRWFTLKKKTMKTAMKTFRYKLVKIPIPFPSHHSMYNSSAVGSEIYFVGGSFEPMSELWILDTRTGMFRQGPSMKVARTDEASVGVINGKIYVIGGCEDKIQVEVYDPKSRSWKTTKDPEEKTQRGLMTRLSAVSLDWKVYTVEVGRIGVYDPREGVDGF, from the exons ATGTCTCCTTCTTCGAAGaagtttaagaaacaatcttccTCCAAATCAGTTAAGCCACCGCTAGAAGATAACGATCCGTCCTTGCCATCGTTTACTTCATTGCCCGACGAAATCGTTTTGGACTGCTTGCAACGTGTCCCAAGAAGCTATTACCTAAACCTCTGTCGAGTCTCCAAAACCCTAAGGTCCCTTGTTCGGTCACCTGAGCTCTCCCGTTTGCGAACTCTCCTCCCAAAGAATTCTGTCTACGTCTCCTTCAGCCAAAACATAATCAATGTTCCACCAGATACGATCTACCGTTGGTTCACTcttaagaagaagacgatgaagacgGCTATGAAGACGTTTAGGTATAAATTGGTCAAGATTCCGATTCCGTTCCCTTCTCATCATTCTATGTACAACTCTTCCGCGGTTGGGTCAGAAATCTACTTCGTAGGTGGATCCTTCGAACCGATGTCGGAACTCTGGATTCTTGATACTCGAACTGGAATGTTTAGACAAGGACCAAGCATGAAGGTTGCTCGCACGGATGAAGCATCCGTGGGAGTAATCAATGGAAAGATATACGTGATAGGAGGTTGTGAAGACAAGATACAAGTAGAAGTTTATGATCCGAAGTCGCGGAGTTGGAAAACTACGAAAGATCCTGAGGAGAAAACGCAGCGCGGATTGATGACTCGGTTAAGTGCGGTGTCGCTGGATTGGAAGGTTTACACTGTGGAAGTTGGGAGAATCGGTGTGTATGATCCGAGAGAAG GGGTTGATGGGTTTTGA
- the RALFL15 gene encoding RALF-like 15 (RALF-like 15 (RALFL15); CONTAINS InterPro DOMAIN/s: Rapid ALkalinization Factor (InterPro:IPR008801); BEST Arabidopsis thaliana protein match is: ralf-like 8 (TAIR:AT1G61563.1); Has 47 Blast hits to 47 proteins in 9 species: Archae - 0; Bacteria - 0; Metazoa - 0; Fungi - 0; Plants - 47; Viruses - 0; Other Eukaryotes - 0 (source: NCBI BLink).) encodes MGMSKSIKVIVSLALILFLALAATKVEATRYISYRGMNHGDHAIHCDKAHPNTCKKQVANPYRRGCGTIERCRRDTGRK; translated from the coding sequence atgggGATGTCAAAAAGTATCAAGGTTATTGTATCTCTTGCTCTCATATTATTTTTGGCCCTTGCAGCAACCAAGGTTGAAGCCACAAGATACATAAGTTATCGTGGTATGAATCATGGAGATCATGCTATACATTGTGACAAAGCCCACCCTAACACCTGCAAGAAGCAAGTAGCAAATCCTTACAGGAGAGGATGCGGAACAATCGAACGTTGCCGTCGTGATACAGGTAGAAAATGA
- the LST8-2 gene encoding Transducin/WD40 repeat-like superfamily protein (Transducin/WD40 repeat-like superfamily protein; CONTAINS InterPro DOMAIN/s: WD40 repeat 2 (InterPro:IPR019782), WD40 repeat, conserved site (InterPro:IPR019775), WD40 repeat (InterPro:IPR001680), G-protein beta WD-40 repeat, region (InterPro:IPR020472), WD40 repeat-like-containing domain (InterPro:IPR011046), WD40-repeat-containing domain (InterPro:IPR017986), WD40/YVTN repeat-like-containing domain (InterPro:IPR015943), WD40 repeat, subgroup (InterPro:IPR019781); BEST Arabidopsis thaliana protein match is: Transducin/WD40 repeat-like superfamily protein (TAIR:AT3G18140.1); Has 70174 Blast hits to 28024 proteins in 780 species: Archae - 70; Bacteria - 9367; Metazoa - 29122; Fungi - 15154; Plants - 7922; Viruses - 0; Other Eukaryotes - 8539 (source: NCBI BLink).), with protein sequence MFENKPDDSPVYLATASHDQTIRLWQARTGRCYFSFRYPDLHVNRLELTPEKGKLVAACNPHIRLFDLRSYNPHIPVRNFVSHTKNVMAVGFQYTGHMMYSGSEDGSVKIWDLRVRECQREFRSVSPVNTVVLHPNQTELISGDQNGNIRVWDLRADLCSCELVPEVGTPIRSLTVMWDGTMVVAANDRGTCYVWRSLCERQTMTEFEPLHKLQAHNSHILKCLLSPGNNRYLATASSDKTVKIWNLDGFKLEKVLTGHERWVWDCDFSMDGEYLVTASSDTTARLWSMRAGKEEMVYQAHRKATVCCTLLRD encoded by the exons ATGTTTGAAAACAAACCGGATGATAGTCCCGTGTATCTCGCAACAGCAAGCCATGATCAAACCATCCGATTATGGCAAGCCCGAACCGGTCGCTGTTACTTTTCCTTTCGCTATCCTGATTTG CATGTGAATAGGCTTGAGCTAACCCCTGAAAAGGGTAAACTAGTAGCAGCTTGCAATCCTCACATACGACTCTTTGATCTCAGATCCTACAACCCTCATATACCT GTGAGGAATTTTGTATCACacaccaaaaatgttatggcGGTAGGATTCCAATATACTGGACACATGATGTATTCAGGGTCAGAAGATGGCTCTGTTAAGATCTGGGACTTGAG GGTTCGAGAATGCCAAAGGGAGTTTAGAAGTGTTTCACCAGTTAACACAGTTGTTTTACACCCAAATCAG ACTGAATTGATATCTGGAGACCAAAACGGTAATATACGTGTATGGGATCTCAGAGCAGATTTGTGTAGCTGTGAACTG GTACCAGAAGTCGGTACACCTATACGGTCTTTAACGGTTATGTGGGATGGGACAATGGTGGTTGCTGCTAACGACCGTGGAACATGTTATGTATGGCGCTCCTTGTGTGAAAGACAA ACGATGACCGAGTTTGAGCCCCTTCATAAGCTACAAGCTCATAATAGCCACATCCTTAAATGTCTCCTTTCTCCTGGAAACAA caGATATCTAGCGACCGCATCATCTGATAAAACAGTCAAAATATGGAACCTTGATGGTTTCAAACTTGAGAAAGTTTTAACAG GTCATGAAAGATGGGTATGGGACTGTGACTTCTCAATGGATGGAGAATATCTTGTAACAG CATCATCGGACACCACGGCTAGATTGTGGTCGATGCGAGCGggaaaagaagagatggtGTACCAAGCTCATCGCAAAGCTACTGTGTGTTGTACACTACTGCGTGATTAA
- a CDS encoding Galactose oxidase/kelch repeat superfamily protein (Galactose oxidase/kelch repeat superfamily protein; FUNCTIONS IN: molecular_function unknown; INVOLVED IN: biological_process unknown; LOCATED IN: chloroplast; EXPRESSED IN: sperm cell; CONTAINS InterPro DOMAIN/s: F-box domain, cyclin-like (InterPro:IPR001810), Galactose oxidase/kelch, beta-propeller (InterPro:IPR011043), Kelch repeat type 1 (InterPro:IPR006652), Kelch related (InterPro:IPR013089), Kelch-type beta propeller (InterPro:IPR015915); BEST Arabidopsis thaliana protein match is: Galactose oxidase/kelch repeat superfamily protein (TAIR:AT2G41360.1); Has 1156 Blast hits to 1093 proteins in 93 species: Archae - 6; Bacteria - 119; Metazoa - 119; Fungi - 8; Plants - 889; Viruses - 0; Other Eukaryotes - 15 (source: NCBI BLink).), with the protein MSPSSKKFKKQSSSKSVKPPLEDNDPSLPSFTSLPDEIVLDCLQRVPRSYYLNLCRVSKTLRSLVRSPELSRLRTLLPKNSVYVSFSQNIINVPPDTIYRWFTLKKKTMKTAMKTFRYKLVKIPIPFPSHHSMYNSSAVGSEIYFVGGSFEPMSELWILDTRTGMFRQGPSMKVARTDEASVGVINGKIYVIGGCEDKIQVEVYDPKSRSWKTTKDPEEKTQRGLMTRLSAVSLDWKVYTVEVGRIGVYDPREAGVDGF; encoded by the exons ATGTCTCCTTCTTCGAAGaagtttaagaaacaatcttccTCCAAATCAGTTAAGCCACCGCTAGAAGATAACGATCCGTCCTTGCCATCGTTTACTTCATTGCCCGACGAAATCGTTTTGGACTGCTTGCAACGTGTCCCAAGAAGCTATTACCTAAACCTCTGTCGAGTCTCCAAAACCCTAAGGTCCCTTGTTCGGTCACCTGAGCTCTCCCGTTTGCGAACTCTCCTCCCAAAGAATTCTGTCTACGTCTCCTTCAGCCAAAACATAATCAATGTTCCACCAGATACGATCTACCGTTGGTTCACTcttaagaagaagacgatgaagacgGCTATGAAGACGTTTAGGTATAAATTGGTCAAGATTCCGATTCCGTTCCCTTCTCATCATTCTATGTACAACTCTTCCGCGGTTGGGTCAGAAATCTACTTCGTAGGTGGATCCTTCGAACCGATGTCGGAACTCTGGATTCTTGATACTCGAACTGGAATGTTTAGACAAGGACCAAGCATGAAGGTTGCTCGCACGGATGAAGCATCCGTGGGAGTAATCAATGGAAAGATATACGTGATAGGAGGTTGTGAAGACAAGATACAAGTAGAAGTTTATGATCCGAAGTCGCGGAGTTGGAAAACTACGAAAGATCCTGAGGAGAAAACGCAGCGCGGATTGATGACTCGGTTAAGTGCGGTGTCGCTGGATTGGAAGGTTTACACTGTGGAAGTTGGGAGAATCGGTGTGTATGATCCGAGAGAAG CAGGGGTTGATGGGTTTTGA
- a CDS encoding pentatricopeptide (PPR) repeat-containing protein (pentatricopeptide (PPR) repeat-containing protein; CONTAINS InterPro DOMAIN/s: Pentatricopeptide repeat (InterPro:IPR002885); BEST Arabidopsis thaliana protein match is: Pentatricopeptide repeat (PPR) superfamily protein (TAIR:AT1G25360.1); Has 47939 Blast hits to 14346 proteins in 287 species: Archae - 0; Bacteria - 20; Metazoa - 98; Fungi - 122; Plants - 46979; Viruses - 0; Other Eukaryotes - 720 (source: NCBI BLink).) — protein MDAPVPLSLSTLLELCTNLLQKSVNKSNGRFTAQLVHCRVIKSGLMFSVYLMNNLMNVYSKTGYALHARKLFDEMPLRTAFSWNTVLSAYSKRGDMDSTCEFFDQLPQRDSVSWTTMIVGYKNIGQYHKAIRVMGDMVKEGIEPTQFTLTNVLASVAATRCMETGKKVHSFIVKLGLRGNVSVSNSLLNMYAKCGDPMMAKFVFDRMVVRDISSWNAMIALHMQVGQMDLAMAQFEQMAERDIVTWNSMISGFNQRGYDLRALDIFSKMLRDSLLSPDRFTLASVLSACANLEKLCIGKQIHSHIVTTGFDISGIVLNALISMYSRCGGVETARRLIEQRGTKDLKIEGFTALLDGYIKLGDMNQAKNIFVSLKDRDVVAWTAMIVGYEQHGSYGEAINLFRSMVGGGQRPNSYTLAAMLSVASSLASLSHGKQIHGSAVKSGEIYSVSVSNALITMYAKAGNITSASRAFDLIRCERDTVSWTSMIIALAQHGHAEEALELFETMLMEGLRPDHITYVGVFSACTHAGLVNQGRQYFDMMKDVDKIIPTLSHYACMVDLFGRAGLLQEAQEFIEKMPIEPDVVTWGSLLSACRVHKNIDLGKVAAERLLLLEPENSGAYSALANLYSACGKWEEAAKIRKSMKDGRVKKEQGFSWIEVKHKVHVFGVEDGTHPEKNEIYMTMKKIWDEIKKMGYVPDTASVLHDLEEEVKEQILRHHSEKLAIAFGLISTPDKTTLRIMKNLRVCNDCHTAIKFISKLVGREIIVRDTTRFHHFKDGFCSCRDYW, from the coding sequence ATGGATGCTCCGGTTCCACTCTCTTTATCTACTCTGTTAGAACTCTGCACCAATCTCTTGCAAAAATCTGTAAACAAGTCCAATGGTCGTTTCACAGCGCAATTGGTTCATTGCCGTGTTATCAAATCGGGTCTTATGTTCAGCGTCTACCTGATGAATAATCTCATGAACGTCTACTCAAAAACTGGTTATGCTCTTCACGCACGCAAGctgttcgacgaaatgcctCTAAGAACAGCTTTTTCATGGAACACGGTTCTTTCGGCTTATTCTAAACGAGGAGATATGGATTCGACTTGTGAGTTCTTTGATCAGTTGCCTCAAAGGGATTCGGTTTCGTGGACTACGATGATTGTTGGGTATAAGAACATTGGTCAATATCATAAGGCTATAAGAGTTATGGGGGATATGGTCAAGGAAGGGATTGAGCCGACGCAGTTTACGCTTACGAATGTGCTTGCATCGGTGGCTGCAACGCGGTGTATGGAAACAGGTAAAAAGGTTCATTCTTTCATCGTTAAGCTTGGTCTTCGCGGTAACGTTTCTGTGTCGAATTCACTGCTtaatatgtatgcaaaatgTGGTGATCCAATGATGGCAAAATTTGTTTTCGATAGAATGGTTGTTAGAGATATCTCAAGCTGGAATGCTATGATTGCGTTACATATGCAGGTCGGTCAAATGGATCTTGCTATGGCGCAGTTCGAGCAAATGGCTGAGCGAGATATAGTCACTTGGAATTCTATGATTTCTGGTTTCAATCAGAGAGGGTATGATCTCAGAGCTCTAGATATCTTTTCGAAGATGCTGAGGGATTCTCTGTTGTCGCCGGATAGATTCACTCTGGCGAGTGTGTTATCTGCTTGTGCCAATCTTGAGAAACTTTGTATTGGGAAGCAGATTCATTCGCACATTGTTACTACAGGGTTTGATATTTCCGGAATCGTGTTAAATGCATTGATCTCGATGTATTCGAGGTGTGGAGGGGTCGAGACTGCCCGGAGACTGATAGAACAAAGAGGAACCAAAGATCTCAAGATTGAAGGTTTTACAGCTTTACTTGATGGGTACATTAAGCTTGGAGATATGAATCAAGCtaagaatatatttgtttcgTTGAAAGATCGTGATGTAGTCGCATGGACCGCCATGATTGTAGGATATGAGCAACACGGTTCGTATGGTGAAGCTATAAACCTTTTCAGATCAATGGTTGGAGGAGGGCAGAGACCAAACAGTTACACTCTTGCAGCAATGTTAAGTGTAGCTTCAAGTTTGGCATCATTGAGCCATGGCAAGCAAATCCATGGGAGTGCTGTAAAGTCAGGGGAAATTTATTCAGTTTCTGTCAGCAATGCATTGATAACAATGTATGCAAAGGCGGGTAACATTACATCGGCAAGCCGGGCATTTGATTTGATACGCTGTGAGAGGGATACAGTATCGTGGACATCCATGATTATCGCGTTGGCACAGCACGGTCACGCAGAAGAAGCACTTGAGCTTTTTGAGACAATGCTGATGGAAGGACTAAGACCTGATCACATAACATATGTTGGTGTTTTCTCTGCCTGTACTCATGCCGGTTTGGTCAACCAAGGTCGTCAATACTTCGATATGATGAAGGACGTTGATAAGATTATACCTACCCTTAGCCACTATGCTTGTATGGTGGACCTGTTTGGACGTGCTGGTTTATTGCAGGAAGCACAAGAGTTCATCGAAAAGATGCCTATTGAGCCTGATGTAGTGACATGGGGTTCACTGCTTTCTGCTTGCAGAGTTCACAAGAACATCGATCTTGGGAAAGTTGCAGCAGAGAGATTGCTTCTTCTCGAGCCAGAGAACAGCGGGGCATACTCAGCCTTGGCTAACTTATACTCAGCTTGTGGAAAATGGGAAGAAGCTGCtaagataagaaaatcaatgaaaGATGGAAGAGTAAAGAAGGAACAAGGGTTTAGCTGGATTGAAGTGAAGCATAAAGTCCATGTCTTTGGAGTGGAAGACGGGACTCATCCAGAGAAGAACGAGATCTACATGACCATGAAGAAGATTTGGGACGAGATCAAGAAAATGGGTTATGTTCCCGACACAGCTTCTGTACTACACGACCTCGAAGAAGAGGTTAAAGAACAGATTCTAAGGCACCACAGCGAGAAACTAGCAATCGCATTTGGACTAATTAGCACTCCGGATAAAACCACATTGAGGATCATGAAGAATCTCAGAGTGTGCAATGATTGCCACACGGCTATAAAGTTCATTTCCAAGCTTGTGGGAAGGGAAATCATAGTGAGAGATACAACAAGATTTCACCATTTCAAAGATGGGTTTTGTTCTTGCCGAGATTATTGGTGA
- a CDS encoding galactose oxidase/kelch repeat protein (BEST Arabidopsis thaliana protein match is: Galactose oxidase/kelch repeat superfamily protein (TAIR:AT2G22030.1); Has 148 Blast hits to 148 proteins in 2 species: Archae - 0; Bacteria - 0; Metazoa - 0; Fungi - 0; Plants - 148; Viruses - 0; Other Eukaryotes - 0 (source: NCBI BLink).) encodes MDNESRRYFYNVREGRLKGTMWMESDRISSLCVVDGVLYGYFRWGNYRELMWADTKLNAWRRLNTRDGKTLEEDVSYTIAMSGYNGKLAVFWSVNESDYTKKNNEVMFKLIVLDRVGDVICGTVEWSGVVGTVKAFDFLRCLVVSH; translated from the coding sequence ATGGATAATGAGAGTAGACGCTATTTCTATAATGTGAGAGAAGGTAGGTTAAAGGGGACTATGTGGATGGAAAGTGATAGAATAAGCTCTCTGTGTGTTGTAGACGGTGTGCTCTATGGTTATTTTAGGTGGGGTAATTACCGTGAATTAATGTGGGCTGATACAAAGCTCAATGCATGGAGAAGATTGAACACTCGTGATGGGAAGACACTTGAAGAAGACGTATCTTATACCATTGCAATGTCGGGATACAATGGGAAGCTAGCGGTTTTTTGGTCAGTGAATGAGTCTGATTACacgaagaagaacaatgagGTTATGTTTAAATTGATCGTGTTGGATAGGGTTGGGGATGTGATTTGTGGGACGGTCGAGTGGTCTGGTGTTGTAGGCACAGTTAAAGCATTTGATTTTCTGCGTTGCTTAGTTGTTTCTCACTGA